CCTGCCTTGAATTACCTGACGATTTCTCTTCAGGCGCTCTACACTCTGATCTAAGGCCCTGCTCGGTTGTATGCCCTTGACACGCTCGGATTCTAAGTAGGAAATACGGCGACCGACGTAATCAGCCGGTAAAGTGACTTCTACTTTGTAATATACGGCTTGCGTTTGTGCGCCTGTGACTTTTGCCTCCGTCGGCGTGCCAGCAACAGTGATGATGCGCTCAACTCGCGATAGAGCGCCAACACGATCAGGACGCGGTGAACTGATCAGATAATTTCGCACTGCTTCTTCGCTTGTGTTGCCTGTGACGTTAGCTCCGATCTGAACTTTGCTTTCGGCTGCACTAGCTACCATCTGCCATGGGACTATGGTGGCTATCCCTAATCCCGTCAGCACCACCGCTGCCCCCGCTGCCTTTCTACCTAAACCCTGTTGTACGTTTTGCATTGATATCAATCTCCTACGAAGTGTCTGGTGGGATTCCACAACGCCCACAGTCAGCAGGTCCCCACCAGGTGACCCACTTTTACCAGTTGCAACCTTTACCAGTGTCCGGCTATAGTCGAGGATTGATCCCGCAGTCGTCAACAGAACCGAGGTATCACAATCCATTTCGTGCGCCATTGTCCACTCCCTTTGTGTCAACAATACCGCCGGGTGAAAGAAGAATAAGATTCGTGCAGCAGCAGGGAGCCAAGCCCACAGCAGATCACGTCTTTGGAGATGCGCCAACTCGTGAGCGAGCAGCAGGTGCAGCTCGGTCTTGTCACATTCCTTTAACACCGTGGATGGCAGAATGATCGTCGGACGGAACACTCCCATTAGCAGGGGGCCACAGTCGCCTCCCACCAGGAGCGCAGGCTTACGCTTGATGTGAAACTGTCGGCACAACTCATCCACACGGCCCTCTAGCCAGGCATCGTCAACCAGAGCGCATGATCGAGGCAAGAGTTGTACTCGACGCCAGGCACGCATTACTCCTGCCAGCCCGATGCAGATACTACACAGCCAGAACCCCAAGAGCCAGGATACAGGCGCTAACGTGGCCGGCTGGCTCAAATCAGGACTCATTGGTGGCAGCGGCACGGATGGCTGTTGTGGAATTGCTGCTAATAAAGTTGTTACCGATGGCATCTGTTGCGTTGGTGCCTGTGCCGGGGGCAGTAGCGGCACATTGATGGGCGTAGTCCACACCAGAGCCAGCAACAGCTTAAGGTAAGCCATGCGCCATAGCCAGCACTGGATACGCGTTGACAATGCCGGCCAAGCGCGGACCAGTGCCCACACCAGGAGAAGAGCAAGGCCTCCCTGCCAACACGCATGCCATAGGCTTCCTGCCCACGATGCACTCAGGTTATTGATTGTCTCAATCCAATGGCTCGGAGTGTGCATTCCTGTTCCCCTTGGCTCTGCCTTTAACTTTGGCCTCGGCTCGCTGCGCCTCCAACTCCTGCATGAGTCTCTGCAATTCTTGATACTCTTCGTCGCTCACTTTTGCTTCCTCAGCCACATAAGCAACAAAGGGTGAAAGTGAGCCACCCAGCGCCCGGTCCATAAAGTCGCGTATCAGGTTTTGCATCAGCTGAGCTTTAGACACGCAGGTCGAATAACGATAGACACCGCCAATTTTCTTACGCGTAACGTGACCTTTCTCACGCAGCTTTTCCATGACGCTGAGCATTGTGGTGCGAGCAAGTCCACGCGGCTCGCCAAAACCCTCGGCGACCTCACCCACGGTAATTGGCGCGTGATCGGCCACGTAACGCAACACCTCCAACTCTTTGGTTCCCAGGTTCCCCATTGATGGCCTCGGCACTTAAGTCCTCCCCATTCGACTGTATTAATAGTCACAATTCTACAGCTGACTGCTATGACAGTCAAGGGAGTTCTGCAATTATTTTTATGGCCGGGGTGTCTTTCTGTAATCAGGCAATAGGCACAGTCTGGCTGGACTCGCAGGATGGTGTGCTTGTCGCGGTATTCCTGCGATGGCATGAATTGAGAAGAAGGACAGCGACCTCTGCCCGGAATTCCGCTCAACAAGGTTCTTTCCAAGTCATCATTATCCTTCTTCGCAGCGAGGAACGAGCGCAACGGAAGTGGTCGGGTGCAGCGTCTTGTTGGCCCGCGTGTTAAGACGTTACGCCAACGGTTTCTGCGTTTTGTCGGTGATAATTTGACGGAGCGCATCGAAATTTTCAACCTGGTGTTCAACCATGACCGCCATATTTCTCTCGCTTGAGCGCAGCTCCAGCCGTTGCATGGATGTGTTGTTCTTAATTTCTGTGATTTCTGACCAAGCAAGAACAACAGGTGGTTTGTTTGGCGTGTACTGCGTAACGTGTGTTTCTGTAATCTCAATATGGGCGTTGCACATCCGGATCATCCAACAAAAGAAGACGATTGTTCCGTAACCCAGCAACATAACGCAGAGCAAAGCTGGAAATTGATTCTTTTCGCGTGGTGGCGCAAACAAAGCAGCGTAAGTCGTGATAGCAGCCAAAATAATACCGGCAATAAGCCCGTATCCCATGTCTGTCTTAGTTTTCACCGACATACGGAACACTTTTGTTTGCATATTTCAGAGTTTTATTGGCTTAAATAATGCGCGCGAACAAATCAGGGACCAAGGCCACCCGCTGCTGGAAGAGAGAACCGGACTGTGTGGAGTCGGGTGCAACGCTTTTTGTGTTGCGGTTGAAGGCTTACACCTGTGTTGACGTCTTGTCCTCGATGAAAGCGATGACGCTTTGAGGAGACTCGAACACCAAATGCAACATGCGAATCTCCCTAAAGCGCAATTTTACCGTGATGATAGGATTTCCTGAGTAATGAGTACTGCGAACACTTTTTACGTCTGACCATTTGGTAAGTTTGTAGCCGAGCAGGCCCAACCAATGAGTGCCTTCTTCTGAAAATTGAACGAAGAACTGTGGCGCTACTGCCCAAACAGCGGCGAAAGTCAATCCCAAACACATGAAATTGATAGCCAGGATAGGCCATAAGTTGGCGTAAACATAGTCCGCTGGGACTGGATGTCTTGCCGCTTGCTGAAAGAAAACCCAATGCACAAATCCCAACAAGATTACCATCAAGCCAGGAACTGCGATCATGAAAGCGACTAAGAGAAGCCAATGCCGTTTGAACTTGTATGATCGCATAATCCTATCTTGTCAAAGCGTGTAATTATCATCAAGCCGCGCGCCACAGCCCAACGACTAAATTCATTCGCTTGCGGGAGGGTAGGGAGGAACGACCGCAGATGTAGCAAGTCGGGTGCAATGTCTCGTTGTGCCGTTGTCGGTCGGCTCAGGAGCCTTCTTTTCTGAGCGGCAGCAGCCAAAGTGTGAGCACAAGCGATAGACACCCGGTGATACCGAAGTAGACTCCGCGAACGACTGCGGACTGCAGAGCAGCTGACCAAAATTGCAACGGAAGCAGCCCAAAGAACGCCCCGATGAGGA
This DNA window, taken from Abditibacteriaceae bacterium, encodes the following:
- a CDS encoding M56 family metallopeptidase; translation: MHTPSHWIETINNLSASWAGSLWHACWQGGLALLLVWALVRAWPALSTRIQCWLWRMAYLKLLLALVWTTPINVPLLPPAQAPTQQMPSVTTLLAAIPQQPSVPLPPMSPDLSQPATLAPVSWLLGFWLCSICIGLAGVMRAWRRVQLLPRSCALVDDAWLEGRVDELCRQFHIKRKPALLVGGDCGPLLMGVFRPTIILPSTVLKECDKTELHLLLAHELAHLQRRDLLWAWLPAAARILFFFHPAVLLTQREWTMAHEMDCDTSVLLTTAGSILDYSRTLVKVATGKSGSPGGDLLTVGVVESHQTLRRRLISMQNVQQGLGRKAAGAAVVLTGLGIATIVPWQMVASAAESKVQIGANVTGNTSEEAVRNYLISSPRPDRVGALSRVERIITVAGTPTEAKVTGAQTQAVYYKVEVTLPADYVGRRISYLESERVKGIQPSRALDQSVERLKRNRQVIQGRALVEKTPQGWQVLDVRSINSRLDAWALDIYYPKAAESNQQAFTYSARTVRRAEKDSGPLLHKGDLRLWGVPGQPARISSPSLSLSGVLIQIGTKHRNIVAVSGFSELVKIKGEIKPTKGGLPMHFEATCEQAVFDATKEAWSLEGGVKGFYETAQGRKSLNSEVITISRLESQISVMQEVTNIVGGNPRT
- a CDS encoding BlaI/MecI/CopY family transcriptional regulator; this encodes MGNLGTKELEVLRYVADHAPITVGEVAEGFGEPRGLARTTMLSVMEKLREKGHVTRKKIGGVYRYSTCVSKAQLMQNLIRDFMDRALGGSLSPFVAYVAEEAKVSDEEYQELQRLMQELEAQRAEAKVKGRAKGNRNAHSEPLD